The following are encoded together in the Geobacter sulfurreducens PCA genome:
- a CDS encoding efflux RND transporter periplasmic adaptor subunit — protein sequence MNKKAIIIGLILALALGGGVAYRLTHSTTGGGEKAEQKEAGHKDEKGGHDEGKEEKEKKEEHDEHGEEKLVKMSAEVQKQSGVVVAPAKKQRLAGVISATGKVEANADRIAHVSPRIPGKIVAVRSSLGDSVAAGQVLVTLDSVELGEALNRYHQSRTKLALAQSNMDRIKVLVDKKIAARKEILQAETDYKTAQTELHTDEERLSLYGINLSDLKSDNHKKPLLPVRSPIGGVITEKHAIVGELSDPSKSLYTVADLSSVWVLVDIHEKDLAKVRRGQAATVIVGAFPDKKFRGRITYLADLVDEATRTVKARVEVPNPGRKLKPEMFATVELAIAADAPPVLAVPEEAVLELDGKKVIFVAEKETEFEPRVVELGRTVGGMVEVVSGLKEGERYATKGAFTLKSELKKEELEDDEH from the coding sequence GTGAACAAGAAAGCAATCATCATCGGACTTATCCTGGCCCTGGCCCTGGGGGGCGGCGTCGCTTACCGGCTGACCCATTCCACCACCGGGGGCGGAGAAAAAGCCGAACAAAAAGAGGCCGGCCATAAGGACGAAAAAGGCGGTCACGACGAAGGGAAGGAAGAGAAGGAAAAGAAGGAAGAGCATGACGAGCACGGCGAGGAAAAACTCGTCAAGATGTCCGCCGAGGTACAGAAACAGAGCGGCGTGGTCGTGGCGCCGGCAAAAAAGCAGCGCCTGGCTGGCGTCATCAGCGCCACCGGCAAGGTGGAGGCCAATGCCGACCGGATCGCCCATGTCTCCCCGCGCATCCCCGGCAAGATAGTGGCGGTCAGGTCTTCCCTGGGTGACAGCGTTGCTGCCGGACAGGTGCTCGTCACGCTGGACAGCGTCGAGCTGGGTGAAGCGCTCAATCGCTACCACCAGTCACGGACCAAGCTGGCCCTGGCCCAATCCAACATGGATCGGATCAAGGTGTTGGTAGACAAGAAGATTGCGGCCCGCAAGGAGATCCTCCAGGCTGAGACCGATTACAAGACCGCCCAGACCGAGCTGCATACCGACGAAGAGCGTCTCTCTCTGTACGGTATCAACCTCTCCGATCTCAAGTCAGATAACCACAAGAAGCCGCTCCTGCCGGTGCGGTCGCCGATCGGCGGGGTCATCACCGAGAAACACGCCATTGTCGGCGAGCTGTCCGACCCCTCCAAGAGCCTTTACACCGTGGCCGACCTGTCGTCGGTCTGGGTGCTGGTGGATATTCACGAAAAGGACCTGGCCAAGGTCCGCCGGGGACAGGCGGCAACCGTCATCGTCGGCGCCTTTCCCGACAAGAAGTTCCGCGGTCGGATAACCTATCTTGCCGACCTGGTTGACGAGGCTACCCGCACGGTCAAGGCACGGGTCGAAGTACCCAATCCGGGCCGCAAGCTGAAACCGGAGATGTTCGCCACCGTCGAACTGGCGATTGCCGCAGACGCGCCGCCGGTGCTGGCGGTGCCTGAAGAGGCCGTACTGGAACTGGACGGCAAGAAGGTGATCTTTGTCGCTGAAAAGGAGACCGAGTTCGAACCGAGGGTCGTAGAGCTGGGAAGGACTGTGGGCGGCATGGTGGAAGTGGTTTCCGGCCTCAAGGAAGGTGAACGCTATGCCACCAAGGGCGCTTTCACCCTGAAGTCGGAACTGAAGAAGGAAGAACTAGAGGACGACGAACACTGA
- a CDS encoding efflux RND transporter permease subunit, translated as MLEKLIAYTLKQKGMVIFAALVIVVFGFYSYTKLPIDAFPDVTNIQVEVVSHADGLSAVEIERNVTYPIEMSMRGLPDIEQLRSVTKFGLSIVTIVFKDNVDIYFARQLVFERLAEAREKVPKGVQVAMGPIGTAMGEIYQYTLEGKVPQDPEQKRAYLTNLRTMQEWVITPQLKSVAGVNEINSFGGYFKQYQVLVSPEKLVKYGVTVDDVYNAIGSNNSNVGGNILERGTDQYIVRGVGLIQSISDIENIVLKSTGGTPTYLRDVAQVKVGEAVRMGAAIKNGADEAVGGIVMMLRGENSRDVVRRVAAKVKEINESNMLPDGVKMVPYYDRSDIVKASVGTVNKALIEGSILVLIVLYLLLNSIRGSIVVLLALPLSLLATFIVMKLTGITANLMSLGGLAISIGMIIDTTIIQVENVQRHLSEEGHLHPKLATVLKAVMEVRKPSIFGELIIALTFIPILTLEGIEGKMFGPLAITVAIALLSSLLLSIFIIPVLCSLFLKPEEEKDSRIMAYAKSQYLPMLEYALNKKKVVLGIAGGLLVVSLFLVTRLGSEFIPIMDEGSFDMDISMLPGVSLAKSQEVNQQAAAKLKTFDELDVVIGRIGQTGVALDTRGVDKTGYVGVFKPKSEWKRDISKEELTNEMREALETIPGISFGFSQPIQCRIDELVAGTRAQLIVKLFGEDLDVLRDKSAEIAKVLSTVRGGTDLNTEKVSGQPYLTVTIDRAKIARYGLNISDVQNVIEIAVAGKAASTFYEVNRGFDITVRLPEEKRNSIETIKNLLITTKTGMNIPLEQLAEVKMVEGPVQISRQDGVRRIGIEMNVTGRDMGSFVAEAKAKIKDQVKLPPGYYLTWGGQFENQQRAMNKLMIIGPVAIGLILLLLYVTFRSIRLALLVISNLPFALIGGIFSLFLSGQYLSVPASVGFIVLFGVAVLNGLVLVSRIAQLRDEGMELGEAIRKGAVDRLRPVLMTASIAIFSLMPMLLAQGTGSEIQKPLATVVVGGLITSTLLTLLIIPAVYGWFENRKIEEEM; from the coding sequence ATGCTAGAAAAACTCATCGCATATACCTTGAAGCAGAAAGGGATGGTCATCTTCGCTGCGCTGGTGATCGTTGTTTTCGGCTTCTACTCGTACACCAAATTGCCGATTGACGCCTTCCCGGATGTAACCAACATCCAGGTGGAAGTGGTCAGCCACGCCGATGGCCTGTCGGCGGTCGAAATCGAACGGAATGTCACCTACCCGATAGAAATGTCCATGCGCGGCCTGCCGGACATCGAGCAGCTCCGCTCCGTGACCAAGTTCGGCCTCTCCATTGTCACCATCGTCTTCAAGGACAATGTGGATATCTACTTCGCCCGGCAGCTGGTTTTCGAACGGCTGGCCGAGGCGCGGGAGAAGGTGCCGAAGGGTGTTCAGGTCGCCATGGGGCCCATCGGCACCGCCATGGGGGAGATCTACCAGTACACCCTGGAAGGGAAGGTGCCCCAGGACCCGGAACAGAAACGGGCCTATCTGACCAACCTGCGCACCATGCAGGAATGGGTCATCACTCCCCAGTTGAAGAGCGTCGCCGGGGTGAACGAGATCAACTCCTTCGGCGGCTATTTCAAGCAGTACCAGGTGCTCGTCTCGCCGGAGAAGCTGGTCAAATACGGGGTCACCGTGGACGATGTGTATAACGCCATCGGCAGCAACAACAGCAACGTCGGCGGCAATATCCTGGAACGGGGCACGGACCAGTACATCGTGCGCGGCGTCGGCCTGATACAGAGCATCAGTGATATCGAGAATATCGTCCTGAAATCCACCGGAGGCACACCCACGTATCTGCGTGACGTGGCGCAAGTCAAAGTAGGCGAGGCGGTTCGCATGGGGGCCGCCATCAAAAACGGTGCCGACGAGGCGGTTGGCGGCATTGTCATGATGCTGCGGGGCGAGAACAGCCGCGACGTAGTGCGCCGGGTGGCGGCCAAGGTCAAGGAGATCAACGAAAGCAACATGCTGCCGGATGGGGTCAAGATGGTTCCCTATTACGACCGGAGCGATATCGTCAAGGCCAGTGTCGGAACGGTCAACAAGGCGCTGATCGAAGGCTCCATCCTGGTGCTGATCGTGCTCTACCTGCTGTTGAACAGCATTCGCGGCAGTATCGTCGTGCTGCTCGCGCTGCCGCTGTCGCTCCTGGCGACCTTCATCGTCATGAAACTGACTGGGATTACCGCCAACCTCATGTCCCTTGGCGGCCTGGCCATCTCCATCGGCATGATCATCGACACCACCATCATACAGGTGGAGAACGTCCAGCGGCATCTGAGCGAGGAGGGGCATCTGCACCCCAAGCTCGCTACGGTGCTCAAGGCGGTCATGGAGGTGCGCAAGCCGAGCATCTTCGGTGAACTGATAATCGCCCTCACCTTCATCCCGATCCTGACCCTGGAAGGGATCGAAGGGAAGATGTTCGGCCCGCTAGCCATCACCGTAGCCATCGCCTTGCTTTCCTCTCTGCTCCTTTCCATCTTTATCATCCCAGTGCTCTGCAGCCTGTTTCTCAAACCGGAGGAGGAAAAAGACAGCAGGATCATGGCCTATGCCAAGAGCCAGTATCTGCCGATGCTGGAGTATGCGCTGAACAAGAAAAAGGTCGTCCTCGGCATTGCTGGCGGGTTGCTGGTGGTCTCATTGTTCCTGGTGACCAGGCTGGGATCGGAGTTTATCCCGATTATGGATGAAGGCTCCTTTGACATGGATATCTCCATGCTTCCCGGTGTTTCCCTGGCCAAATCGCAGGAGGTGAACCAGCAGGCTGCCGCCAAATTGAAGACGTTCGACGAACTGGATGTGGTTATCGGTCGCATCGGCCAGACCGGCGTCGCCCTCGACACCCGTGGCGTGGACAAAACCGGCTACGTGGGCGTGTTCAAGCCGAAGAGCGAATGGAAGCGGGATATCTCCAAGGAAGAGTTGACCAACGAGATGCGTGAGGCGCTGGAGACCATCCCGGGGATCAGCTTCGGCTTCAGCCAGCCGATCCAGTGCCGCATCGACGAACTGGTGGCCGGCACACGAGCCCAATTGATCGTCAAGCTGTTCGGCGAAGACCTTGACGTACTGCGGGACAAGTCGGCGGAAATAGCCAAGGTGCTTTCCACTGTCAGGGGTGGGACCGATCTGAACACGGAAAAGGTCTCGGGCCAGCCCTACCTGACCGTCACCATCGACCGGGCCAAAATTGCCCGCTACGGCCTCAATATCAGCGACGTGCAGAATGTCATCGAGATAGCGGTGGCAGGCAAGGCGGCTTCCACTTTCTATGAGGTAAACCGGGGCTTCGACATCACGGTCCGGCTGCCAGAGGAGAAGCGGAACTCCATTGAGACCATCAAGAACCTGCTAATCACCACCAAAACAGGGATGAACATTCCGCTGGAACAGCTGGCCGAAGTGAAGATGGTAGAGGGACCGGTGCAGATCAGCCGTCAGGACGGCGTGCGGAGGATCGGCATCGAGATGAACGTCACCGGCCGGGATATGGGGAGTTTTGTGGCCGAGGCGAAAGCAAAGATCAAGGATCAGGTCAAACTTCCCCCCGGGTATTATCTCACATGGGGCGGCCAGTTCGAAAACCAGCAACGGGCCATGAACAAGCTGATGATCATCGGCCCGGTAGCCATCGGTCTGATCCTCTTGCTGCTCTACGTCACCTTCCGCTCCATTCGCCTGGCGCTGCTGGTGATTTCCAACCTGCCATTCGCGCTCATCGGCGGCATCTTTTCGCTCTTCCTCTCCGGTCAGTATCTTTCGGTCCCGGCGTCGGTCGGATTTATCGTCCTCTTTGGGGTGGCGGTGCTGAACGGACTGGTACTGGTGTCCCGCATCGCGCAGCTCAGGGATGAAGGGATGGAACTCGGTGAGGCGATCCGCAAAGGGGCCGTTGACCGGTTGCGACCGGTGCTGATGACAGCATCCATCGCCATCTTCAGCCTGATGCCGATGCTGCTGGCACAGGGCACCGGGTCGGAGATCCAGAAGCCGCTGGCAACGGTCGTTGTGGGTGGCTTGATTACCTCGACCCTGCTGACTCTGTTGATCATCCCGGCGGTGTACGGCTGGTTTGAGAATCGGAAAATTGAAGAAGAGATGTAG
- a CDS encoding lipoprotein has protein sequence MNKVMSLGFASVVLMGVLAGCGGGGGGGNGVSTVSGVVADGYLRGAEVFMDMNGNYQWEPGEPKAISGQGGTYTLDIAPNLVGRYPIIVRAIAGQTVDEDHPSSPLANGYVLTAPAGYTDFISPMSTLIQQKLAGNPGMTMTDAMTQLRNQLNLPAGVNMLGNYINGAQGGQGSANYQTMYQVATQMAAIMAQQAPLVITGTGVNQSRFQNMMGQMNLYMPQIVQNATSGLPITSPTMTTFCNQMTTLLQNTGTGTGFGNYSSMFRNYTSHSSFWTNNAGTWRPGGMMGGNWGMM, from the coding sequence ATGAACAAAGTTATGAGTTTAGGTTTTGCTTCAGTGGTGTTGATGGGTGTCTTGGCAGGTTGTGGTGGCGGTGGTGGTGGCGGAAATGGCGTGAGCACCGTCAGCGGTGTCGTAGCAGACGGTTATCTGCGTGGAGCAGAAGTATTCATGGATATGAATGGCAATTATCAGTGGGAGCCAGGTGAACCGAAAGCCATTTCCGGACAGGGTGGCACATACACTCTTGATATTGCTCCGAATCTTGTCGGAAGATACCCTATTATAGTCAGAGCCATCGCTGGCCAGACAGTTGATGAAGATCATCCTTCATCTCCGCTTGCCAATGGTTACGTCCTGACAGCACCTGCCGGATATACCGACTTCATTAGCCCCATGTCAACGCTGATTCAACAGAAACTAGCGGGCAATCCAGGCATGACGATGACTGATGCGATGACCCAACTGCGTAATCAACTCAATTTGCCTGCCGGTGTGAACATGCTTGGCAATTATATCAACGGAGCGCAGGGTGGCCAAGGCAGCGCCAATTATCAGACCATGTACCAGGTGGCGACGCAAATGGCAGCAATAATGGCTCAACAGGCCCCGCTTGTCATAACCGGTACCGGTGTTAACCAGAGTCGCTTTCAAAACATGATGGGGCAGATGAACCTCTATATGCCACAAATAGTCCAGAACGCCACGAGCGGACTTCCTATCACCAGCCCTACCATGACTACTTTCTGTAATCAGATGACTACCTTGCTACAAAATACGGGTACAGGAACCGGATTTGGCAACTACTCGTCAATGTTCAGGAACTACACAAGTCATTCATCATTCTGGACCAACAACGCTGGCACATGGCGGCCTGGCGGCATGATGGGAGGAAACTGGGGGATGATGTAG
- a CDS encoding response regulator transcription factor has product MIDMNNYILLVEDDAGIAEVALAYLENAGLKVVHVTTGRDALDNSRAESPLLVVLDLMLPDLSGEAVCRELKETADIPVVIITAKASEEERLAGFALGADDYVVKPFSPRELVARVQAVLKRAGKNADGGKRLSFNRGELVVDDRNYTVTCRGTSVKLTAVEFKVLHTLAARPQKTFTREELVDRAMGYQFEGYERNIDSHIKNIRHKLSDSPKAPTYVITVYGLGYRFGGVPDV; this is encoded by the coding sequence ATGATCGACATGAATAATTACATTCTCCTTGTGGAGGACGATGCCGGAATTGCAGAAGTTGCTCTGGCCTATCTTGAGAACGCCGGGCTCAAGGTCGTGCACGTGACAACAGGCAGGGATGCGCTGGATAACTCCAGAGCGGAATCTCCACTTTTGGTCGTTCTCGATCTCATGCTCCCGGACCTCAGTGGCGAAGCAGTGTGCCGCGAACTGAAGGAGACTGCCGATATTCCGGTGGTCATCATCACCGCCAAGGCTTCAGAGGAGGAACGTCTGGCCGGGTTCGCCCTGGGAGCCGATGACTATGTCGTCAAGCCGTTTAGTCCACGTGAACTTGTGGCACGCGTACAGGCGGTGCTGAAGCGGGCGGGAAAGAATGCGGATGGAGGAAAGCGGCTCAGTTTCAACAGGGGAGAATTGGTTGTCGATGACCGCAACTATACCGTGACCTGCCGGGGGACTTCCGTAAAATTGACGGCAGTGGAATTCAAGGTGCTCCACACCCTCGCGGCCAGACCGCAGAAAACCTTTACCCGTGAGGAACTGGTAGACAGGGCGATGGGGTATCAGTTCGAAGGCTATGAACGGAATATCGATTCCCACATCAAGAACATCCGGCATAAGCTGAGTGACAGCCCGAAGGCGCCGACATATGTCATAACGGTGTACGGCCTGGGCTACCGCTTCGGTGGCGTACCGGATGTTTAA
- a CDS encoding TolC family protein: protein MPGIAVLLSSTLVRADEPSLSLPKVIEYSLQNNGELKALREEKGVRDASKFRAGLLPNPTLDLEAGTGALTGSSDENNLTIGVSQEFLLAGKRDKRLTVAERELEAYRWQLADRERTLREEVKAVFYDVMLAEQRLKLTDRSIDLNRQLLEVTKDRLAAGDIPELEMNLAKVELTRSEGARIEVERALLQTRSRLFAFMGLPAGEAPAIAGTLDNGFSLNKNLADLKQLALGLRPDLKALEAEKGRGDADITLAEAEKVPNLTAGLFYTHDRRTDATGTGEEKVRDNLLGIRLSMPIPVFDKNQAGLQEARAKRSSSESRLTAATRIVERDVETAYISALNAEKVLSLYKSNIIPQLEENLKLTQEAYRLGEVGILSVIQEQKKFFEVSDGYLTALHDRQLALVKLESAVATDINGGVQ, encoded by the coding sequence GTGCCAGGAATTGCCGTTTTATTGTCGTCCACCCTGGTTCGGGCTGACGAGCCGTCCCTGTCATTGCCCAAGGTTATCGAGTACTCGCTGCAAAATAATGGCGAACTCAAAGCACTGCGGGAGGAAAAAGGTGTCCGCGATGCCAGCAAGTTCAGGGCCGGTCTCCTGCCCAACCCGACTCTCGATCTGGAAGCCGGCACCGGTGCCCTGACCGGCAGCAGCGACGAAAACAACCTGACGATTGGGGTCTCCCAGGAATTTCTGCTGGCGGGCAAGCGTGACAAGCGCCTGACCGTTGCTGAACGCGAACTGGAAGCCTATCGCTGGCAGTTGGCTGATCGCGAACGAACATTACGGGAAGAAGTAAAGGCCGTATTCTATGACGTCATGCTTGCCGAACAGCGGCTCAAGCTGACGGACCGCTCCATTGATCTTAACCGGCAACTTCTTGAGGTCACCAAGGATCGTCTGGCCGCCGGTGACATTCCCGAACTGGAGATGAATCTGGCCAAGGTTGAGTTGACCCGTAGCGAAGGTGCCCGGATCGAGGTCGAGCGGGCGCTTCTGCAAACAAGATCCAGACTCTTTGCCTTCATGGGGCTGCCTGCCGGTGAAGCACCGGCGATTGCCGGGACCCTGGATAACGGCTTTTCCCTCAACAAGAATCTGGCTGACCTGAAGCAGCTGGCGCTTGGCCTACGCCCCGATCTGAAGGCGCTGGAGGCCGAAAAAGGGCGGGGTGACGCGGACATCACCCTTGCCGAGGCTGAGAAAGTTCCCAACCTCACGGCAGGCCTTTTCTATACCCATGACCGCAGAACAGACGCAACCGGCACAGGGGAAGAAAAAGTCCGCGACAACCTGCTTGGCATCCGGCTTTCAATGCCGATCCCAGTGTTCGACAAGAATCAGGCCGGCCTTCAGGAAGCCCGGGCCAAACGGAGCAGCAGTGAAAGCCGTTTGACTGCTGCTACCAGGATCGTGGAGCGGGACGTAGAGACCGCCTATATCAGCGCTCTGAATGCCGAGAAGGTGCTGTCGCTCTATAAGTCAAACATCATTCCCCAACTTGAGGAAAACCTGAAACTGACCCAGGAGGCGTACCGGCTGGGTGAGGTCGGGATTCTCTCAGTCATCCAGGAACAGAAGAAATTCTTCGAGGTCAGCGACGGCTATCTGACGGCGCTCCATGACCGGCAGCTGGCACTCGTAAAACTCGAATCAGCAGTGGCGACAGACATCAACGGAGGTGTGCAGTGA
- a CDS encoding DUF302 domain-containing protein: protein MKRFEITVKSEKSFDQAVSAIEEKAAEKGFRVLHTHDVAKTLTEKGFAREPLKIVEICNAKYASQVLEKDVRIALMLPCPISIYEQKGETFISTMLPTAIVDFFPEAGIETLASDVERIVLDIINLAK from the coding sequence ATGAAACGTTTTGAAATCACCGTGAAGTCAGAAAAGTCATTTGATCAGGCCGTATCCGCAATTGAAGAGAAAGCGGCAGAAAAAGGGTTTCGTGTTTTGCATACGCACGACGTTGCCAAGACGCTGACGGAAAAAGGGTTCGCCCGTGAGCCGTTGAAGATTGTCGAAATCTGCAATGCCAAGTACGCCAGTCAGGTTCTTGAGAAGGATGTCAGAATCGCCTTGATGCTTCCTTGCCCGATCAGCATTTACGAGCAAAAGGGAGAGACGTTCATCAGCACCATGCTGCCGACGGCCATCGTGGATTTTTTCCCTGAAGCCGGCATAGAGACCCTGGCGTCGGATGTTGAGCGGATTGTGCTTGATATCATCAATCTCGCGAAGTGA
- a CDS encoding sensor histidine kinase, translating to MFKKFLIILLFMAGLGVTSAVLLRELVVRDFTLLAEAEQEDRVSWVVTDLESAFANQKGWDKAMAAEDSIWALQLGLETRLVDLDGKTVMETAVALNSLQPEQRARFKHGTRTDSAPGKGDYHAYPLFHHGEEVGQLEVRFLPDERNRVFIARTNRLLTYSAIILGIAACILSVIFARRLSRPIIRISQAAHDISQGNLTERVAISGNDELAALGQSFNQMAHTLQVQNKLRKQICANLAHELRTPLTVMRGQLEGILDGVLPNDTSRMSLLLEENQRLTKIVASMEEFFQAQASALSLAPVNLNVRQIFDNLATYFEAAARNLEIEFRVETDDGATVYADPERLSQILINLISNSLKATAPGGAITLGARRTPDGCSLTVADTGCGIAAEELPLIFERFYRGKDGGLGLGLAIVRELADAHGASISVTSNQAVGTTISLAFPDKAESPQFSTTAS from the coding sequence ATGTTTAAGAAATTCCTGATCATACTGCTGTTCATGGCCGGCCTGGGGGTGACTTCGGCGGTTCTGCTCCGGGAATTGGTCGTGCGCGATTTCACTCTTCTTGCCGAAGCAGAGCAGGAGGACCGCGTCTCATGGGTCGTCACCGACCTGGAATCCGCCTTTGCCAACCAGAAAGGGTGGGACAAGGCGATGGCGGCGGAAGACTCCATCTGGGCGCTTCAACTCGGCCTGGAAACCCGTCTGGTGGACCTGGACGGCAAAACCGTCATGGAAACTGCCGTAGCGCTGAACTCTTTGCAGCCGGAACAGCGGGCACGTTTCAAACATGGAACTCGCACCGACTCCGCGCCCGGCAAGGGTGACTACCACGCCTATCCTCTGTTTCACCACGGCGAGGAAGTCGGACAACTGGAAGTCAGGTTTCTTCCAGATGAGCGCAACCGTGTCTTCATTGCGCGAACCAACCGGCTCCTCACCTATTCGGCCATCATTCTCGGTATTGCGGCCTGCATCCTGAGCGTCATCTTTGCCCGCCGGTTGAGCCGTCCGATCATCAGGATATCGCAGGCAGCGCACGACATCAGCCAGGGTAATCTGACCGAACGCGTCGCTATATCCGGCAACGATGAGCTGGCTGCCCTTGGCCAGTCGTTCAACCAGATGGCGCACACTCTCCAGGTACAGAACAAACTGCGCAAGCAGATCTGCGCCAACCTTGCCCATGAATTGCGTACCCCGCTGACCGTCATGCGAGGGCAGCTTGAAGGTATTCTGGACGGTGTATTGCCGAATGACACGTCACGCATGAGCCTGCTCCTTGAAGAGAACCAGCGGCTCACTAAGATTGTGGCTTCGATGGAGGAGTTTTTTCAGGCCCAGGCCAGCGCCCTCAGTCTTGCCCCCGTCAATCTGAACGTCAGGCAGATATTCGATAATCTGGCAACATACTTCGAGGCTGCCGCCCGTAACCTTGAGATAGAGTTCAGGGTAGAGACTGACGATGGTGCCACGGTCTATGCCGACCCCGAACGGCTCTCGCAGATTCTCATCAATCTGATCAGTAATAGTCTCAAGGCAACGGCTCCGGGAGGCGCCATAACGCTTGGTGCCAGGAGGACCCCGGATGGTTGCTCCCTCACAGTAGCCGACACCGGTTGCGGCATCGCCGCAGAAGAACTCCCCCTGATATTCGAGCGGTTCTACCGGGGTAAAGACGGCGGGCTCGGGCTCGGACTCGCCATCGTCAGGGAACTGGCAGATGCGCACGGCGCATCCATCAGCGTCACCAGTAACCAGGCGGTAGGAACAACAATTTCACTGGCGTTTCCCGACAAGGCGGAATCTCCACAATTCTCCACAACCGCTTCATAA